Proteins encoded by one window of Tunturibacter psychrotolerans:
- the glyS gene encoding glycine--tRNA ligase subunit beta has product MADFLFEIGLEEVPARMIAGAQMELEQRVVKMLERERLVRSGAVAKSFATPRRLAVRVSGVAERQEDVAEELVGPSVKVAYKDGVATPAAVAFAKKAGVDVAGLKTITNAKGEYLAATSAKAGRGAVEVIAGEMPKELAGIYWAKNMYWRAGRPERFVRPVRWMVAMLGSEPVPVEFGGYVAGKVTYGHRVLFGEQEILLKAPGDYEDTLLGGFVIAEVEVRRQKIRKALDKVTRAGDSDGAGLRWREDHELVDKLTQLTEWPSVLLGGFEKEYLALPEEVLVTVMRDHQNYFAVEDKDGKLAPHFLAVLNTEADEAGVAVIRHGNERVLRARFNDARFFWEFDQRVSLMDRVSLLENVTFQKDLGSYFAKSERVRKVASGLAGLVAARGVAVDAVSLDTAALLAKADLTAELVKEFTELQGVVGGLYARAQGFPAAVGDAIYDQYKPESMEDVVPRTVEGALLAVADKADTIAGMFGLGLEPTGSKDPFALRRAANGIVKILAETTVELALSLDEISALGTDDVAVAAKTRGFYAERLEFYLREVHGQAYDIVKAVLAAGASDVRDAVARAKAVTSVRGSEDFAAVTAAFKRMKNILSQAREKDIAAAPGVNEGLLTEPTEKALAEKSAELAEKVSALRGNESYTAALEQIAMLRPQVDAFFEAVMVMSPDEAVRANRLALLEKVLGDFSGIADFSEIVVSG; this is encoded by the coding sequence ATGGCGGATTTTCTGTTTGAGATTGGATTGGAAGAGGTTCCGGCGCGGATGATTGCAGGAGCGCAGATGGAGCTGGAGCAGCGCGTGGTGAAGATGCTGGAGCGCGAGCGGCTGGTGCGATCGGGTGCGGTGGCGAAGAGTTTCGCTACGCCGCGGCGGCTGGCGGTGCGGGTCTCGGGTGTTGCGGAGCGGCAGGAGGATGTGGCTGAGGAGTTGGTGGGGCCTTCGGTGAAGGTGGCCTACAAGGATGGTGTGGCGACGCCTGCGGCGGTTGCGTTTGCGAAGAAGGCCGGTGTGGATGTTGCCGGGTTGAAGACGATTACCAATGCCAAAGGGGAGTATCTTGCGGCGACCTCGGCGAAGGCTGGGCGGGGTGCGGTGGAGGTTATTGCCGGAGAGATGCCGAAGGAGTTGGCTGGGATCTACTGGGCCAAGAATATGTACTGGCGCGCGGGGCGACCGGAGAGGTTCGTACGGCCGGTGCGTTGGATGGTCGCAATGCTGGGCTCGGAGCCGGTGCCAGTGGAATTTGGTGGATATGTAGCAGGGAAGGTTACGTATGGGCACCGGGTTCTGTTTGGGGAGCAGGAGATTTTGTTGAAGGCTCCCGGTGATTATGAGGATACGCTGCTTGGCGGCTTCGTGATTGCTGAGGTTGAGGTGCGGCGGCAGAAGATTCGGAAGGCTCTGGATAAGGTAACGCGGGCTGGCGATTCCGACGGTGCGGGGTTGCGGTGGCGTGAGGATCATGAGCTTGTCGATAAACTGACGCAGTTGACAGAGTGGCCATCGGTGCTGCTGGGTGGGTTTGAGAAAGAGTATCTGGCACTGCCGGAGGAGGTTCTGGTGACGGTGATGCGGGATCACCAGAACTACTTTGCGGTGGAGGATAAGGACGGGAAGTTGGCTCCGCACTTTCTGGCGGTGTTGAACACGGAGGCCGATGAGGCTGGGGTCGCAGTGATTCGGCATGGCAATGAGCGGGTGCTGAGAGCGCGGTTTAATGATGCGAGATTTTTCTGGGAGTTCGATCAGCGGGTGTCGTTGATGGACCGGGTTTCGTTGCTCGAGAACGTGACCTTTCAGAAGGACTTAGGGAGCTACTTTGCGAAGTCGGAGCGGGTGCGGAAGGTTGCCTCCGGCCTTGCGGGGCTGGTTGCTGCGCGAGGAGTTGCGGTGGATGCTGTGTCGCTCGATACTGCGGCATTGCTGGCAAAGGCCGACCTTACTGCGGAGTTGGTGAAGGAGTTTACGGAGCTGCAGGGTGTTGTGGGCGGGCTATATGCGCGGGCTCAGGGCTTTCCGGCGGCGGTGGGAGATGCGATTTACGACCAGTACAAGCCTGAGTCGATGGAAGATGTAGTTCCGAGGACGGTGGAAGGTGCGCTGTTGGCGGTAGCTGACAAGGCGGATACGATTGCCGGGATGTTTGGGTTGGGGCTGGAGCCTACAGGGTCGAAGGATCCGTTTGCGTTGCGCAGAGCGGCGAATGGGATTGTGAAGATTTTGGCGGAGACGACGGTGGAGTTGGCGCTTTCGCTGGATGAGATTTCGGCGCTCGGCACCGATGACGTTGCTGTTGCTGCGAAGACCCGAGGGTTTTATGCGGAGCGGCTGGAGTTTTATCTTCGCGAGGTGCACGGGCAGGCTTATGACATTGTGAAGGCGGTGCTGGCGGCTGGTGCGAGCGATGTAAGGGATGCCGTTGCGCGCGCGAAGGCGGTTACGTCAGTGCGTGGGTCGGAAGATTTTGCTGCGGTGACCGCGGCGTTCAAGCGGATGAAGAATATTCTTTCCCAGGCCAGAGAGAAGGATATCGCGGCGGCGCCGGGTGTTAATGAAGGGCTGCTGACGGAGCCTACGGAGAAGGCGCTGGCGGAGAAGTCGGCGGAGTTGGCGGAGAAGGTGAGTGCGCTGCGCGGGAATGAGAGCTACACCGCCGCACTGGAGCAGATTGCTATGCTGCGGCCTCAGGTGGATGCATTCTTCGAGGCGGTGATGGTGATGTCGCCCGATGAGGCTGTGCGGGCGAATCGGTTGGCGCTGCTCGAGAAGGTGCTGGGAGACTTCTCCGGGATCGCTGACTTTTCGGAGATTGTGGTCTCAGGCTAG
- a CDS encoding glycine--tRNA ligase subunit alpha, with protein MTGSVSEVTGKKRALTFQELLFTLQRFWADRGCVLQQPYDVEVGAGTMSPDTFLRVLGPKPVRIAYAQPSRRPADGRYGENPNRLFRHTQLQVILKPPPVRIQEMYLESLVAIGIDLKEHDIKFEEDNWEWPVGGAWGVGWQVMLDGLEITQFTYFQQCGGMDLDPICGEITYGLERIAGFLQDVDSIYDIVWAVEPDTGRKVTYGEMRLAEEEQFSAYSFDYANVGKLWEHLNLYEAECLALLSQVKDFGDMDELKLKRFPVLGAYELALKCSHLFNLLDARGAISVTERVGVMARIRALVVGVAKAYAAQGDRVSELASQQVSGMVG; from the coding sequence ATGACTGGATCGGTTTCTGAGGTTACTGGGAAGAAGCGCGCGCTGACGTTTCAGGAGCTTTTGTTTACGCTGCAGAGGTTTTGGGCGGATCGGGGTTGCGTGCTGCAGCAGCCGTACGATGTGGAGGTTGGGGCGGGGACGATGTCTCCGGATACGTTTTTGCGGGTACTGGGGCCGAAGCCGGTGAGGATTGCTTATGCTCAGCCGTCGCGCAGGCCGGCGGATGGACGGTATGGTGAGAATCCGAATCGGCTGTTTCGGCATACGCAGCTGCAGGTGATTTTGAAGCCGCCACCGGTGCGGATTCAGGAGATGTACCTCGAATCGCTGGTGGCGATTGGGATTGACCTGAAGGAACACGATATTAAGTTTGAAGAAGATAACTGGGAGTGGCCTGTGGGCGGCGCGTGGGGCGTGGGATGGCAGGTGATGCTGGATGGGCTGGAGATTACACAGTTCACTTACTTTCAGCAGTGCGGCGGGATGGATCTGGATCCGATTTGTGGCGAGATTACGTATGGGCTGGAGCGGATTGCGGGATTTCTGCAGGATGTGGATTCAATCTACGACATTGTGTGGGCTGTGGAGCCTGATACCGGGCGCAAGGTGACCTATGGCGAGATGCGGCTCGCGGAGGAGGAGCAGTTTTCGGCTTACAGCTTTGACTATGCCAACGTGGGGAAGCTTTGGGAGCATTTGAATTTGTATGAGGCGGAGTGTTTGGCGCTGTTGTCGCAGGTGAAGGATTTTGGCGACATGGACGAGCTGAAGTTGAAGCGTTTTCCGGTGCTGGGAGCTTATGAGCTGGCATTGAAGTGCTCGCATCTGTTCAATCTGCTGGATGCGCGCGGGGCGATCTCTGTGACGGAGCGCGTTGGTGTGATGGCGCGGATTCGGGCGCTGGTGGTGGGAGTGGCAAAGGCGTATGCGGCGCAAGGTGATCGAGTGAGCGAGTTGGCGAGTCAGCAAGTCAGTGGGATGGTGGGATAG
- a CDS encoding secondary thiamine-phosphate synthase enzyme YjbQ codes for MHSLEISTRGQRLYEITSAVSEWVRQQRMQTGLLTLFCRHTSASLLIQENADPTVRSDIEAYFDRIAPEGGPYRHDSEGSDDMPAHLKTALTQVQLSIPVIEGGLALGTWQGIYLFEHRVRPHRREIVLHLIGE; via the coding sequence GTGCATAGTCTTGAAATTTCGACGCGTGGGCAGAGATTGTATGAAATTACGTCGGCTGTCAGCGAATGGGTGAGGCAGCAGAGGATGCAGACCGGTCTGCTGACGCTCTTCTGCCGGCATACGTCAGCATCACTGTTGATCCAGGAGAATGCTGATCCGACTGTGCGGAGCGACATCGAAGCGTATTTCGATCGTATCGCGCCTGAAGGTGGGCCTTACAGGCACGACTCCGAAGGGAGTGATGATATGCCAGCGCATCTGAAGACGGCACTGACTCAGGTGCAGCTATCGATACCGGTGATAGAGGGCGGGCTCGCGCTTGGGACTTGGCAGGGCATCTACCTTTTTGAGCATCGAGTCCGCCCTCATAGACGGGAGATTGTGTTGCACCTGATTGGGGAATAG
- the recO gene encoding DNA repair protein RecO: MIERQGEAIVLRVWPFQEADLLVSLFTREQGRVKGVARHAMRSRRRFGGALEPMTHVRATYAERPKQELMRLDAFEILSSPLSRPIDYARTAALQFVAEVVEEALPEQAPEDAVFRLVLAVLDQIQVGKVWLPVTYFSLWMSRLMGWMPELGRCVVCGLVLDPRHGGGETVWYSATSDGVTCADDRRGGSVALSADSVGEAVRIFRGTVGELAKEDWPKSRAADLRRFAVETLERHLERRLVSARALGRA, from the coding sequence ATGATTGAGCGGCAGGGAGAGGCGATCGTGTTGCGGGTGTGGCCGTTCCAGGAGGCGGACCTGCTGGTGAGCCTGTTTACGCGAGAGCAGGGCAGAGTAAAGGGCGTGGCTCGGCATGCGATGCGGTCGCGTAGGCGGTTTGGCGGGGCGCTGGAGCCGATGACCCATGTGAGGGCGACCTATGCCGAGAGGCCGAAACAGGAGTTGATGCGGCTGGATGCGTTTGAGATTTTGAGTTCTCCGCTTTCGCGACCGATTGATTATGCGCGTACGGCGGCGCTGCAGTTTGTGGCGGAGGTGGTGGAGGAGGCGCTGCCGGAACAGGCTCCTGAGGATGCGGTGTTTCGGCTGGTGCTGGCGGTACTCGACCAGATACAGGTGGGTAAGGTGTGGTTGCCGGTGACTTATTTTTCGCTGTGGATGAGCCGTTTGATGGGGTGGATGCCGGAGTTGGGACGGTGCGTGGTGTGTGGGTTGGTGCTGGATCCGAGACACGGGGGCGGGGAGACGGTTTGGTATTCGGCTACGAGCGATGGAGTGACTTGTGCGGATGACCGGCGGGGTGGGAGTGTGGCGCTGTCAGCGGATTCGGTGGGGGAGGCGGTGAGGATATTTCGCGGGACGGTGGGGGAGTTGGCGAAGGAGGATTGGCCAAAGTCGCGTGCCGCGGATTTGAGGAGGTTTGCAGTGGAGACGCTAGAGCGGCATCTGGAGCGGCGTCTGGTGAGTGCGCGGGCGCTGGGTAGAGCTTAG
- a CDS encoding oxidoreductase produces the protein MSKVWLITGSSRGLGRAFVEAVLEAGDRVVATARNPAQLSDLVEKYGERVRAVSLDVTSEAQAKGAVDAAIESFGGLDVLVNNAGYGNVAPVEDTTLAEFRAQIETNLFGVIIMTKAVIPYFRERRAGHIVQVTSIAGRLGPVGRAPYAAAKFGVEGFSESLAKELGPIGVKVTIVEPGGFRTDFAGSSTELREGRAEYDSSVGATVRFQRNYNGKQPGDPAKAAAALLKLVSMPEPPLRLLLGSDCYGAAEKSALATMESDRKWKDLSVSTDF, from the coding sequence ATGTCGAAGGTTTGGTTGATTACGGGAAGTTCTCGTGGGCTTGGACGGGCATTTGTGGAAGCGGTGCTTGAAGCGGGCGATCGCGTGGTAGCGACGGCACGGAATCCGGCGCAGCTTTCGGATTTAGTAGAGAAGTATGGGGAGCGGGTTCGTGCGGTGTCTCTGGATGTGACGAGCGAGGCGCAGGCGAAGGGCGCTGTGGATGCGGCGATTGAGAGCTTTGGAGGGTTGGACGTGCTCGTGAATAACGCGGGCTATGGGAATGTTGCGCCCGTGGAAGATACGACGCTTGCGGAGTTTCGTGCGCAGATTGAGACCAATCTCTTTGGTGTGATCATTATGACGAAGGCGGTAATTCCTTATTTTCGCGAGCGTAGAGCGGGCCATATTGTTCAGGTGACTTCTATCGCAGGGCGGCTGGGGCCGGTGGGACGTGCTCCTTACGCTGCTGCGAAGTTTGGAGTTGAGGGTTTCTCGGAGTCGTTGGCGAAAGAGCTTGGCCCCATTGGGGTGAAGGTGACGATTGTTGAGCCGGGTGGGTTTCGTACGGATTTTGCGGGCTCGTCGACTGAGCTTCGGGAAGGGCGCGCGGAGTATGACTCGAGCGTGGGAGCGACGGTGCGATTTCAGCGGAACTACAACGGGAAGCAGCCGGGTGATCCGGCGAAGGCGGCTGCGGCTCTTTTGAAGCTTGTGTCGATGCCGGAGCCTCCTCTGCGGCTTTTGCTTGGGAGCGATTGCTACGGGGCCGCGGAGAAGAGCGCTCTGGCGACGATGGAGTCCGATAGGAAGTGGAAGGATCTTAGTGTCTCGACAGACTTTTAG
- a CDS encoding 4Fe-4S dicluster domain-containing protein, protein MAYVIAEPCIGTKDSACVDACPVDCIHPKKDESGFGESEQLFIDPVECIDCGACVPVCPVSAIYAGDDLPEKWAEYQTKNAAHYGR, encoded by the coding sequence ATGGCTTATGTGATTGCGGAACCGTGCATCGGGACGAAGGATTCGGCTTGCGTGGATGCCTGCCCGGTGGATTGTATCCATCCGAAGAAGGATGAGTCTGGGTTCGGCGAGTCTGAGCAGCTGTTTATCGATCCCGTAGAGTGCATCGATTGCGGCGCGTGCGTGCCGGTGTGCCCTGTGTCGGCGATCTATGCGGGGGATGATCTGCCGGAGAAGTGGGCGGAGTATCAGACCAAGAATGCGGCTCACTACGGGCGGTAA
- a CDS encoding NUDIX domain-containing protein, translating to MRKRRTARVMLFDEAGDVLLIRFVVPRDGGEFVFWALPGGEIEGGETEPEAAVREVKEELGLEVRVEGPVYCDRNQFLHQGEMQDNTDFLFWAKCRREEPQLMGVTADEREIMREIRWWSEEEIASSRETIFPENLAERMREQIRRSELNKG from the coding sequence GTGCGGAAGAGGCGGACGGCTCGGGTGATGTTGTTTGATGAGGCTGGAGATGTTTTGCTGATTCGTTTTGTGGTGCCGCGGGACGGTGGGGAGTTTGTCTTCTGGGCTTTGCCGGGTGGTGAGATTGAAGGGGGCGAGACGGAGCCTGAGGCGGCGGTGCGCGAGGTGAAGGAGGAGCTTGGGCTGGAGGTTCGCGTCGAGGGGCCGGTCTATTGCGATCGCAATCAGTTTCTTCATCAGGGGGAGATGCAGGACAATACGGATTTTCTTTTTTGGGCGAAGTGTCGGCGCGAGGAGCCTCAACTGATGGGAGTTACAGCCGATGAGAGGGAGATCATGCGGGAGATTCGGTGGTGGAGCGAAGAGGAGATTGCGTCGTCTCGGGAGACGATCTTTCCGGAGAACCTGGCGGAGCGGATGCGGGAGCAGATTCGTCGAAGTGAGTTAAATAAGGGCTAA
- a CDS encoding inositol monophosphatase family protein, with protein sequence MKKFEFAHIAEGIARQAGALLRGFYAKGVATEYKGDVDLVTEADRASEQLIVEKLKAAFPTHGVYGEEGTRSGLESEYRWYVDPLDGTTNFAHGFPAFCVVLGLEKRSAGLAPDADGEMAAGVIYDPLRDEMFSAERGKGAWLNGRKIHVSKTASLQESLTATGFPSKKRHESPNIHFYNEITLRSHGVRRAGSAALDMAYVAAGRLDGFWEFNLNPWDTSAGYLLVEEAGGTVTHFDGGKFTLDSRETLVTNGLIKKEIVHLFTEMFAGRELTAIPSAAEFAAKRMAAE encoded by the coding sequence GTGAAGAAGTTTGAGTTTGCGCATATTGCCGAGGGGATTGCACGGCAGGCGGGGGCGTTGCTGCGTGGTTTTTATGCGAAGGGTGTGGCGACCGAGTACAAAGGCGATGTGGACCTGGTGACAGAGGCCGACCGGGCGAGCGAGCAGTTGATTGTGGAGAAGCTGAAGGCGGCGTTTCCGACGCATGGAGTGTATGGCGAAGAGGGGACGCGTAGTGGGTTGGAGAGCGAGTATCGGTGGTATGTCGATCCGCTGGATGGGACGACGAACTTTGCGCATGGGTTTCCGGCGTTTTGCGTGGTGCTGGGGCTGGAGAAGCGTTCGGCGGGGCTTGCGCCTGATGCGGATGGGGAGATGGCTGCGGGTGTGATCTACGATCCACTGCGGGATGAGATGTTTTCGGCGGAGCGGGGGAAGGGCGCGTGGCTGAATGGGCGGAAGATCCATGTGTCGAAGACGGCTTCGCTGCAGGAGTCGCTGACGGCCACTGGCTTTCCGAGTAAGAAGCGGCACGAGAGCCCGAATATTCACTTCTATAACGAGATTACGTTGCGGTCGCATGGGGTGAGGAGGGCGGGGAGCGCGGCGTTGGATATGGCTTATGTGGCAGCGGGGCGGCTGGACGGATTTTGGGAGTTCAATCTGAATCCGTGGGATACTTCGGCGGGATATCTGCTGGTGGAAGAGGCTGGGGGGACGGTGACTCACTTTGATGGAGGGAAGTTCACGCTGGATAGCCGCGAGACTCTTGTCACGAATGGGTTGATTAAGAAGGAGATTGTGCATCTGTTTACGGAGATGTTTGCGGGGCGGGAGTTGACGGCGATTCCTTCGGCGGCGGAGTTTGCGGCGAAACGGATGGCGGCGGAATAA
- a CDS encoding DUF4242 domain-containing protein: MPKFLIERDIPDAGQLTPEQLLAISSSSCRTLRGMDPEVQWITSFVTADKIYCIYIAPDEEVIRRNAFEGGFPANTITLIQNTIAPA; the protein is encoded by the coding sequence ATGCCGAAATTCCTCATCGAACGCGACATTCCCGACGCCGGCCAACTCACCCCCGAGCAACTCCTCGCCATCTCCTCGAGCTCCTGCCGCACCCTTCGCGGCATGGACCCAGAAGTCCAGTGGATCACCTCCTTCGTCACCGCCGACAAGATCTACTGCATCTACATCGCACCCGACGAAGAGGTAATCCGCCGCAACGCCTTCGAAGGCGGCTTCCCCGCGAACACGATCACCCTCATCCAGAACACCATCGCCCCGGCATGA
- a CDS encoding VWA domain-containing protein: MKWSGLVLGAGLLFVRGDLLAQAPVVREPPPVDGAQAPKDPDDVVSPPVVVTQTGGKTNGSQSGSPTGGFPTIKVETRLVNVALNVVDAKGSPVGGLGRDDFEILEDGKPQKIAVFEKEATTPLSIVLAIDASETVLSSERLEKEAAKHFVRALLREQDELDLMEFADVVREIVPFTNQPKRIEAGLNQIQHGDATALYDAIYLASDRLAGTSAANGRRRVIVLITDGGDTVKGARYTQALEQAQRAGAMVYSIIIVPIYADAGRNEGGEHALIQMAEDTGGKYYYVVDPKDLEPAFAHVSDDLRTQYLLGYYAPRRGADNSFRQIKVRMADAELKGKYDLRYRSGYYADAR, from the coding sequence ATGAAGTGGTCGGGGCTCGTGTTAGGTGCGGGGCTGCTGTTTGTGCGGGGGGATCTGCTTGCGCAGGCTCCGGTGGTGCGGGAACCTCCTCCTGTGGATGGAGCGCAGGCTCCGAAGGATCCGGACGATGTGGTGAGTCCGCCGGTGGTTGTGACGCAGACGGGCGGTAAGACGAATGGCTCGCAGAGCGGATCTCCTACGGGTGGATTTCCGACGATCAAGGTTGAGACGCGGTTGGTGAATGTGGCGTTGAACGTGGTCGATGCGAAGGGTTCGCCGGTGGGTGGGCTGGGAAGGGATGACTTCGAGATTCTAGAGGATGGGAAGCCGCAGAAGATCGCGGTGTTTGAGAAGGAGGCTACGACGCCGCTGTCGATTGTGCTTGCCATTGATGCGAGCGAGACCGTGTTGAGCAGTGAGCGGCTGGAGAAGGAGGCGGCGAAGCACTTTGTGCGAGCGCTGCTGCGGGAGCAGGATGAGTTGGATCTGATGGAGTTCGCGGATGTGGTGCGAGAGATTGTGCCGTTTACGAATCAGCCGAAGAGGATTGAGGCTGGGCTGAATCAGATTCAGCATGGGGATGCTACGGCGTTGTATGACGCGATCTATCTGGCGTCGGACAGGCTGGCGGGGACCTCGGCTGCGAATGGGCGGCGGCGGGTGATTGTGCTGATCACCGATGGCGGGGATACGGTGAAGGGGGCGCGGTATACGCAGGCGCTGGAGCAGGCGCAGAGGGCGGGTGCGATGGTGTACTCGATCATTATTGTGCCGATCTATGCGGATGCGGGGAGGAATGAAGGCGGGGAGCATGCGTTGATTCAGATGGCGGAGGATACGGGTGGGAAGTACTACTATGTCGTGGATCCGAAGGACCTGGAGCCGGCGTTTGCGCATGTGTCGGATGACTTGAGGACGCAGTATTTGTTGGGGTACTATGCGCCGCGGCGAGGAGCGGATAATTCTTTCCGGCAGATCAAGGTGCGGATGGCCGATGCGGAGCTGAAGGGGAAGTATGACCTTCGCTACAGGTCGGGGTATTACGCGGATGCGCGGTGA
- a CDS encoding molybdenum cofactor biosynthesis protein MoaE produces the protein MRVEITDEVIAAEEIVAEIKAGEDGAVCVFDGIVRNNTRGRKTLYLDYEAYREMALEKMRGLADEAVERFGVREVALVHRLGRLVVGETSVLIVVASAHRGAAFEACRWLIDTLKKTVPIWKKEQFVDGAIWADGEPFPDEIAVAGPERQG, from the coding sequence ATGCGGGTTGAGATTACGGATGAGGTGATTGCGGCAGAGGAGATCGTCGCGGAGATTAAGGCCGGCGAAGATGGTGCGGTGTGTGTGTTCGACGGGATCGTGCGGAATAATACCCGGGGAAGGAAGACGCTTTATCTGGACTATGAAGCGTACCGGGAGATGGCGCTGGAGAAGATGCGTGGGCTGGCGGACGAGGCGGTGGAGCGGTTCGGCGTGAGGGAGGTGGCACTGGTGCATCGGCTGGGCCGGCTGGTGGTGGGGGAGACGAGTGTGCTGATTGTGGTGGCTTCGGCGCATCGTGGCGCGGCGTTTGAGGCTTGCCGGTGGCTGATCGATACGTTGAAGAAGACGGTGCCGATATGGAAGAAGGAACAGTTTGTGGATGGGGCTATCTGGGCGGATGGAGAGCCGTTTCCTGATGAGATTGCGGTTGCTGGGCCGGAGAGACAGGGATGA
- a CDS encoding MoaD/ThiS family protein: MRVLYFGVLKDAFGRGDEEMVLAEGASVADLITACRGRYAGAGKIWDSMAVAVNQEYARAEMVLGEGDEVALLPPVSGG, encoded by the coding sequence GTGCGAGTTCTTTATTTTGGTGTGCTAAAGGATGCTTTTGGCCGGGGTGATGAGGAGATGGTGTTGGCGGAGGGAGCTTCGGTGGCGGATTTGATTACTGCTTGTCGAGGGCGTTATGCAGGGGCGGGGAAGATTTGGGATTCGATGGCTGTGGCGGTAAATCAGGAGTATGCGCGGGCAGAGATGGTGTTGGGGGAGGGAGATGAAGTGGCTTTGTTGCCCCCGGTCAGTGGTGGCTGA
- a CDS encoding DUF6321 domain-containing protein, with protein sequence MATMKKSVAKKGAPKTTATKSMPAKGRDPEGGLTAAGREFYKKTEGANLKPGVKGNADTPEKMRRKGSFLTRHFTHPRGPMVKDGQPTRLALSAHAWGEAVPKTEAAAKKLAVKGRKLLERYQAAKES encoded by the coding sequence ATGGCAACGATGAAGAAGAGTGTGGCGAAGAAGGGTGCGCCGAAGACGACGGCGACGAAGTCGATGCCTGCGAAGGGGCGGGATCCTGAAGGTGGACTGACTGCGGCTGGACGGGAGTTTTATAAGAAGACTGAGGGGGCGAATCTGAAGCCCGGAGTGAAGGGGAATGCGGATACTCCGGAGAAGATGCGAAGGAAGGGATCGTTTCTGACGCGGCACTTTACGCATCCGCGTGGGCCGATGGTGAAGGATGGACAGCCGACGCGGCTGGCGTTGAGCGCGCATGCGTGGGGTGAGGCGGTTCCGAAGACTGAGGCTGCGGCGAAGAAGCTGGCGGTTAAGGGGAGAAAGCTGTTGGAGAGGTATCAGGCGGCGAAAGAATCGTAG
- a CDS encoding dihydrofolate reductase family protein, which yields MQTVMVFNNVSLDGYIADDKGDMSFARNDDAEWDEFTRGNAKGGGMLLFGRKTYDLMVGFWPTPVAAAMMPEVAERMNGAKKVVFSKSMEKAEWKNTTLVKSDPVEAVRKMKAEAGEGIVIFGSGTIVAQLAGAGLIDEYQIAVIPVALGGGRTMFEGLKEKQRLKLTKHRVFGNGSVLLNYEPVR from the coding sequence ATGCAGACAGTAATGGTGTTCAACAATGTGTCGCTTGATGGCTACATCGCGGACGATAAGGGTGACATGAGCTTTGCTCGCAATGATGACGCAGAGTGGGATGAGTTTACGCGAGGAAATGCCAAAGGCGGCGGGATGCTTTTGTTTGGAAGGAAGACGTATGACCTGATGGTGGGCTTCTGGCCGACGCCCGTCGCGGCCGCGATGATGCCTGAGGTCGCGGAGAGGATGAATGGCGCGAAGAAGGTCGTGTTTTCGAAGTCAATGGAGAAGGCGGAGTGGAAGAATACGACGCTGGTGAAGAGCGATCCGGTGGAAGCGGTGAGGAAGATGAAGGCGGAAGCCGGGGAAGGGATCGTGATCTTCGGGAGTGGGACGATTGTTGCACAACTGGCGGGAGCGGGGCTGATTGATGAGTATCAGATTGCAGTGATCCCGGTTGCACTGGGTGGCGGCAGGACGATGTTCGAGGGGTTGAAGGAGAAGCAGCGGCTGAAGCTGACGAAGCATCGCGTGTTTGGCAATGGGAGCGTGTTGCTGAACTATGAGCCGGTGCGGTAA